One window of the Janthinobacterium sp. PAMC25594 genome contains the following:
- the rfbB gene encoding dTDP-glucose 4,6-dehydratase, whose translation MILVTGGAGFIGSNFVRDWLALNDEPVINLDKLTYAGNLSNLASLEQDPRHIFVRGDICDTAHISRLLAEHQPRAIVHFAAESHVDRSIHSPGEFIATNVNGTFSLLEAARAYWSGLTGEAKDGFRFLHVSTDEVYGTLGPQDPPFTETTPYAPNSPYSASKAASDHLVRAYFHTYGMPVLTTNCSNNYGSFHFPEKLIPLIISNARAGKPLPIYGDGMQVRDWLYVGDHCAAIRRVLEAGRLGEVYNVGGWNEMANLEVVHTLCDILDTLDPKASGSYREQITYVQDRPGHDRRYAIDARKIERELGWKPAETFATGIRKTVQWYLDNQAWVRDVQSGDYLTWVEKNYAARDAAKEAI comes from the coding sequence ATGATTTTAGTGACCGGCGGCGCCGGCTTCATCGGTTCAAATTTTGTACGCGATTGGCTGGCACTCAACGATGAGCCCGTCATCAACCTCGACAAACTGACCTACGCAGGCAACCTCAGCAATCTGGCCAGCCTGGAGCAAGACCCGCGGCATATTTTTGTACGTGGAGACATTTGCGATACCGCCCATATCTCGCGCCTGTTGGCAGAACACCAGCCACGCGCCATCGTGCATTTTGCGGCGGAAAGCCATGTCGACCGCTCGATCCATAGCCCCGGCGAATTCATTGCGACCAACGTCAACGGCACTTTCAGCTTGCTCGAAGCCGCGCGCGCCTATTGGTCCGGCCTGACGGGCGAGGCCAAGGACGGTTTCCGTTTCCTGCACGTCTCGACCGATGAAGTCTATGGCACCCTGGGTCCGCAAGATCCGCCATTCACCGAAACGACGCCGTATGCGCCAAACAGCCCCTATTCGGCATCGAAAGCAGCCTCCGACCATCTGGTACGCGCCTATTTCCATACGTATGGCATGCCAGTACTGACGACAAACTGCTCGAACAACTATGGCTCTTTCCATTTCCCGGAAAAACTGATTCCCCTCATCATCAGCAACGCCCGTGCCGGTAAACCCTTGCCGATCTATGGCGACGGCATGCAAGTGCGCGACTGGCTGTATGTGGGCGACCATTGCGCGGCGATTCGTCGCGTGCTGGAAGCGGGACGTCTGGGCGAGGTCTACAACGTGGGCGGTTGGAATGAAATGGCCAATCTGGAAGTCGTGCATACCCTGTGCGACATCCTCGATACGCTGGATCCGAAAGCGTCCGGCAGCTATCGCGAACAAATCACCTATGTACAGGATCGCCCCGGTCACGACCGCCGCTACGCCATCGATGCACGCAAGATCGAGCGCGAACTGGGCTGGAAGCCGGCAGAAACCTTTGCCACGGGCATACGCAAGACGGTGCAGTGGTACCTGGACAACCAGGCCTGGGTACGCGACGTGCAGTCGGGCGACTACCTGACGTGGGTAGAAAAAAACTATGCGGCACGCGATGCGGCAAAGGAAGCAATCTGA